In uncultured Fusobacterium sp., a single genomic region encodes these proteins:
- a CDS encoding 4Fe-4S dicluster domain-containing protein: MKRIKIDRKKCVGCLTCVTACCVAHNSSDSRNRITIDSQKKPAPIFCRHCDLPECVFTCMTGAMSKNSDTGYVEYNKEQCASCYMCIMACPYGVLKSDTLTHKEIMKCDMCSFEGKEADPECVKRCPMGAITFEEVKK; the protein is encoded by the coding sequence ATGAAACGTATAAAAATAGATAGAAAAAAATGTGTAGGGTGTCTTACTTGTGTTACTGCCTGTTGTGTAGCTCATAATTCTAGTGATTCTAGAAATAGAATAACTATAGACTCTCAAAAGAAACCTGCTCCAATATTTTGTAGACACTGTGATTTACCAGAATGTGTATTTACATGTATGACTGGGGCTATGAGTAAAAATAGTGATACTGGGTATGTAGAATATAATAAAGAGCAGTGTGCAAGCTGCTATATGTGTATAATGGCTTGCCCATATGGAGTATTAAAAAGTGATACCTTAACTCATAAAGAGATTATGAAGTGTGATATGTGCTCTTTTGAAGGAAAAGAGGCAGACCCTGAGTGTGTAAAACGTTGTCCTATGGGAGCTATAACATTTGAAGAGGTGAAAAAATAA
- a CDS encoding molybdopterin oxidoreductase family protein, with amino-acid sequence MKKIQSTCNYCAIDCNLDFYVEDNKIIKIVPTKGYPVNNGFSCVKGISLDKQQTKFKPNPLPRIKKADGSFEYLTWENGFKEVAERLTKIREKYGNESVAALSTGQMTVEEFALFGHMMRNHLKANVDGNTRLCMATAAVAHKQSFGFDAPGYTLKDLELSDTIIFIGANPIVAHPILWGRVRNNPNKKIITIDPRYSETAKNSDYWYGINSKTDLILLYTLANLIIEKDYTDKKYIEENTENFEGFKEFVKEYTIEKASEICGISQEKIEELVELIHSGKRVSFWWTMGINQGHEAVRSVQAIINLALMTGNIGREGTGANSITGQSNAMGSRVFSNTTGLFGGGDFDNPNCRTKVAKALGVDESLLIDKPTLPYNKIIEKINAGEIKALWVVCTNPRHSWTNNETFREAMEKLELLIVQDIYDDTETSEMCDIYLPAVPGVKKEGTVINLERRLSAVRPCLEKAENELMDYEIFYGVAKALGLEDITQNWKTPKDAFNFMKACSEGMPCDITGVEYEDLAESHGIQWPFKSGDKLVTDERRLYEDGKYFTPNKKAKFLFEKVAENPLPTSEEFPYIFNTGRGTVGQWHTQSRTREIPFVIDAVSKEAYLYINSKLAEEKGITENSKVIVKSKNGESAEFIAMLSEDVKYNELFAPIHYIECNKLTPSVYDAYSKEPSYKSAVVNIFLKGE; translated from the coding sequence ATGAAAAAAATTCAATCAACATGTAACTACTGTGCAATTGATTGTAATCTTGATTTCTATGTGGAAGATAACAAGATTATAAAAATTGTTCCTACAAAAGGATATCCTGTTAATAACGGTTTTAGCTGTGTAAAAGGAATATCCCTAGATAAACAACAAACAAAATTTAAACCAAATCCACTACCTCGTATTAAAAAAGCTGACGGAAGTTTTGAATATTTAACTTGGGAAAATGGATTTAAAGAGGTAGCTGAAAGATTAACTAAAATAAGGGAAAAATATGGGAATGAAAGTGTAGCTGCTCTTAGTACTGGACAGATGACAGTGGAGGAGTTTGCTCTATTTGGACATATGATGAGAAATCATTTAAAAGCTAATGTTGATGGGAACACTCGTCTATGTATGGCTACAGCAGCTGTAGCTCACAAACAAAGTTTTGGGTTTGATGCACCTGGGTATACACTTAAAGATTTAGAACTTTCTGACACAATAATTTTTATAGGAGCAAATCCTATTGTTGCTCATCCTATACTTTGGGGAAGAGTAAGAAACAATCCTAATAAAAAGATTATAACTATTGACCCTCGTTATTCAGAGACAGCTAAAAACTCTGATTATTGGTATGGAATAAACTCAAAAACAGACTTAATTCTACTCTATACCTTAGCTAATCTAATTATTGAAAAGGATTATACTGATAAAAAATATATAGAGGAAAATACTGAAAACTTTGAAGGATTTAAAGAGTTTGTAAAAGAGTATACAATAGAAAAAGCCTCAGAGATATGTGGAATTAGCCAAGAAAAAATTGAGGAGTTAGTAGAATTAATCCACTCTGGTAAAAGGGTTTCTTTCTGGTGGACTATGGGAATAAATCAAGGACATGAGGCTGTAAGAAGTGTACAAGCTATTATCAACCTAGCTCTTATGACTGGGAACATAGGTAGAGAGGGAACAGGGGCAAACTCTATAACTGGACAGAGTAATGCTATGGGTTCAAGAGTATTTAGTAATACCACTGGACTTTTTGGTGGTGGAGATTTTGACAATCCTAATTGTCGTACAAAGGTAGCTAAAGCTCTAGGGGTAGATGAATCATTACTTATTGATAAACCTACACTTCCATATAATAAAATCATAGAAAAAATAAATGCTGGAGAGATAAAAGCTCTTTGGGTAGTATGTACTAACCCACGTCACTCTTGGACTAACAATGAAACTTTTAGAGAGGCAATGGAAAAACTTGAACTTCTAATTGTACAAGATATATATGATGATACTGAAACTTCTGAAATGTGTGATATCTATCTTCCTGCTGTTCCTGGAGTAAAAAAAGAAGGAACTGTTATCAATCTTGAAAGAAGATTATCAGCAGTAAGACCATGTCTTGAAAAGGCTGAAAATGAATTGATGGATTATGAAATCTTCTATGGAGTGGCTAAAGCTCTTGGATTAGAAGATATAACTCAAAATTGGAAAACTCCTAAAGATGCTTTTAATTTTATGAAGGCTTGTTCTGAAGGAATGCCTTGTGATATTACTGGGGTTGAATATGAGGATTTAGCTGAAAGCCATGGTATTCAGTGGCCATTTAAATCTGGAGATAAATTGGTAACTGATGAGAGAAGATTATATGAAGATGGAAAATATTTTACTCCAAATAAAAAGGCTAAATTCCTATTTGAAAAAGTAGCTGAAAATCCACTTCCTACAAGTGAAGAGTTCCCTTATATTTTTAATACAGGAAGGGGTACAGTTGGACAGTGGCATACTCAAAGTAGAACTAGAGAAATTCCATTTGTAATAGATGCTGTATCTAAAGAAGCTTATCTCTATATAAATAGTAAACTAGCAGAGGAAAAGGGTATAACTGAAAACTCTAAAGTGATTGTTAAATCTAAAAATGGAGAGAGTGCTGAATTTATAGCTATGTTAAGTGAGGACGTAAAATATAATGAGCTCTTTGCTCCTATCCACTATATAGAGTGTAATAAACTTACTCCATCAGTATATGATGCTTATTCAAAAGAGCCATCATATAAAAGTGCAGTTGTTAATATCTTTTTAAAGGGAGAGTAA
- the asrC gene encoding sulfite reductase subunit C has protein sequence MMMDINTKKIKKNAFRVTKERGKTASRVRVPGGHLNAQLLSMIQEIAQIYGNGTVHLTSRQGFEIPGIPFDKIPEVNAKLQPIIETLGINQPEKNKGYSAAGTRNITACIGNRVCPFACYDTSAFAKRIEKAVFPHDLHFKIALTGCPNDCAKVRMHDFGIMGMTLPQFEPDRCISCGACVRACKKKSTGALTSVNYRPQRDHQKCIGCGECVINCPNMAWTRSKKKYYRLTIMGRTGKKNPRLGEDFLKWTDEETITKIILNTYDYVTEYIAKDAPGGKEHIGYIVDRTGFEEFKKWALKEVEISPETEVYTPIYWKGIKY, from the coding sequence ATTATGATGGATATAAATACAAAAAAAATTAAGAAAAATGCTTTTAGAGTTACTAAGGAGCGTGGGAAAACAGCTTCTAGAGTACGTGTTCCTGGAGGGCATTTAAATGCTCAGCTTCTTTCTATGATTCAAGAGATAGCACAAATTTATGGAAATGGAACTGTACATTTAACAAGCCGTCAAGGTTTTGAAATTCCTGGAATCCCTTTTGATAAAATACCTGAAGTAAATGCTAAACTACAACCTATTATTGAAACTTTAGGAATCAATCAGCCTGAAAAAAATAAGGGATATTCTGCTGCTGGAACTAGAAATATTACAGCTTGTATAGGTAATCGTGTATGTCCTTTTGCTTGTTATGACACTTCTGCCTTTGCTAAAAGAATTGAAAAAGCTGTATTTCCACATGACTTACATTTTAAAATAGCTTTAACTGGTTGCCCTAACGACTGTGCTAAAGTTAGAATGCATGACTTTGGAATAATGGGAATGACCCTTCCTCAATTTGAACCTGATAGATGTATCAGTTGTGGAGCTTGTGTAAGAGCGTGTAAGAAAAAATCTACTGGAGCTCTAACAAGTGTAAACTACAGACCTCAAAGAGACCATCAAAAATGTATAGGTTGTGGAGAGTGTGTAATCAATTGTCCTAATATGGCTTGGACTAGAAGTAAGAAAAAATATTACAGACTAACTATTATGGGACGTACTGGAAAGAAAAATCCACGTCTTGGAGAAGATTTCTTAAAATGGACTGATGAAGAGACTATAACTAAGATTATTTTAAATACTTATGACTATGTTACTGAGTATATTGCTAAAGATGCTCCTGGTGGAAAGGAACATATAGGTTATATAGTAGATAGAACAGGGTTTGAAGAGTTTAAGAAATGGGCTCTTAAAGAGGTAGAAATATCTCCAGAAACAGAGGTATATACTCCTATCTATTGGAAGGGAATAAAATACTAA